In Massilia forsythiae, one DNA window encodes the following:
- a CDS encoding DUF6139 family protein → MRLDIYRRAEHDGKFSYLAVPETKPIPEEATNTDWEIEARAVEVDDNAEQLDDYQIEKLSNQLSEKGYAVTSAKAVQ, encoded by the coding sequence ATGCGCTTGGACATTTACCGCAGGGCCGAACACGACGGCAAATTCTCTTACCTGGCAGTCCCCGAGACCAAGCCCATCCCCGAGGAAGCCACCAATACCGACTGGGAAATCGAAGCCCGCGCCGTCGAGGTCGATGACAATGCCGAGCAGCTGGACGACTACCAGATCGAGAAGCTGTCGAACCAGCTGTCGGAAAAAGGCTATGCCGTGACTTCCGCCAAGGCAGTGCAGTAA
- a CDS encoding methyltransferase domain-containing protein, whose product MLNEREIESCYLGQFIPVHYHHNMLMDQNRMHSFKSAIFHAVKPGAKVLELGGGTGVLSFFAAQQADKVYCVEFNPDMVREARRFLAMNPNGHKVEVVHADAFDYLPPEPVDIVICEMIHVGMLREKQVAVIEAFKQRYLARFGGPLPLFMPEAVIMAVQPLQQEYDFEGFHAPIVQFQPTNVIAPGSVELAQPAVYSILDFSAPVDSLIAWEGQFLIEKGGCLNALRFITKNVLSIIESRGTTIDWLNHYMMLPLARPLEVQAGDVVQVSFAYRAGGSIPSLEASIRADLAVPAQAAPVLQEPLRVHDAAFA is encoded by the coding sequence ATGCTGAACGAACGCGAAATCGAAAGCTGCTACCTGGGGCAATTTATCCCTGTCCATTATCACCACAACATGCTGATGGACCAGAACCGCATGCACAGTTTCAAGTCGGCGATCTTCCACGCGGTCAAGCCGGGCGCAAAGGTGCTGGAGCTGGGCGGCGGTACCGGTGTGCTGTCCTTCTTCGCGGCGCAGCAGGCCGACAAGGTGTATTGCGTCGAGTTCAACCCGGACATGGTGCGCGAGGCGCGCCGTTTCCTGGCGATGAACCCGAACGGCCACAAGGTCGAGGTGGTCCACGCCGACGCCTTCGACTACCTGCCGCCGGAGCCGGTCGATATCGTGATCTGCGAGATGATCCACGTCGGCATGCTGCGCGAAAAACAGGTTGCGGTGATCGAAGCCTTCAAGCAGCGCTACCTGGCGCGTTTCGGCGGCCCGCTGCCGCTGTTCATGCCGGAAGCGGTGATCATGGCGGTACAGCCGCTGCAGCAGGAATACGATTTCGAAGGCTTCCATGCGCCGATCGTGCAGTTCCAGCCGACCAACGTGATCGCGCCGGGCAGCGTCGAGCTGGCCCAGCCGGCCGTGTACAGCATCCTCGACTTCAGCGCGCCGGTCGACAGCCTGATCGCGTGGGAAGGCCAGTTCCTGATCGAGAAGGGCGGCTGCCTGAATGCGCTGCGCTTCATTACCAAGAACGTGCTGTCGATCATCGAGTCGCGCGGCACCACCATCGACTGGCTGAACCACTACATGATGCTGCCGCTGGCGCGTCCGCTCGAGGTGCAGGCCGGCGACGTGGTGCAGGTGAGCTTCGCCTACCGCGCCGGCGGCTCGATTCCGTCGCTGGAAGCGTCGATCCGCGCCGACCTGGCGGTGCCGGCGCAGGCGGCGCCGGTGTTGCAGGAACCGCTGCGCGTGCACGACGCCGCCTTCGCCTGA